One Hordeum vulgare subsp. vulgare chromosome 4H, MorexV3_pseudomolecules_assembly, whole genome shotgun sequence DNA window includes the following coding sequences:
- the LOC123446462 gene encoding uncharacterized protein LOC123446462 — MNPGAERETRHRRPGSRHMCLSHRPCMPRSRSGFSPCSSRRIQPVPADPVARPPVSPSSAPADSYCCFCLIGSEQQQLARVLTAPRHRLARCCTQVDPRAQAVAAQASAKYSHVTIGQDLRVRAAPSHLVAGNGTPGTEAFEPRHFSCRRKSSPGLFRHGIPCIPTSNKGVHVQFRQVRDMSSAACRIVRTHSTTSVRLLHGGILLPSGISDAGTG; from the exons ATGAacccag GAGCAGAACGGGAGACCCGCCACCGCCGCCCTGGATCACGACATATGTGCCTCAGCCATCGCCCATGTATGCCAAGGTCCCGATCTGGGTTTTCCCCGTGCAGTTCCCGTCGGATCCAGCCGGTTCCCGCCGACCCCGTCGCCCGACCTCCCGTGTCGCCGTCCTCTGCTCCAGCAGACTCCTACTGCTGCTTCTGTTTGATAGGTAGCGAGCAGCAACAGCTCGCTCGGGTGTTGACCGCGCCGCGCCATCGCCTCGCGCGTTGCTGCACCCAGGTGGATCCCCGTGCCCAAGCCGTCGCTGCTCAGGCTAGTGCCAA GTACAGCCATGTCACCATCGGCCAGGATCTCCGAGTACGTGCCGCCCCAAGCCACCTCGTtgccgggaatggaacccccggtACGGAAGCTTTTGAACCCCGCCATTTTTCGTGCCGCCGGAAGTCATCCCCAGGCCTATTCCGCCATGGCATCCCCTGCATCCCGACCTCCAACAAAGGTGTTCATGTTCAGTTTCGTCAGGTTCGCGACATG agttccgcagcgtgccggattgtgaggacccattcgactacatcggttcgtctgcttcacggaggcattcttcttccaagcgggatctcag atgcaggtacaggttaa